The Sorangiineae bacterium MSr11954 DNA segment ACGACTCGTCTCCCTCGCCGCAAGTCTTGCCGGCGGGGATGCGAACACCCGGCGCAGCCGTCGCAATCGCATCGCCGGCGCCGTGGAGCCTCCATCCGAGGACGAGATCCGCCCGATTCCGCCGCCCGGCTCCGGCGAGCGCCAGCGCCTGGAAGCGCTTGGGCTCGAGGCCCTCCGCCGCGGTGAATTGGCCTTTGCCGTCCTCGCGGGCGGCATGGCCACCCGAATGGGAAGCGTGGTCAAGGCCCTGGTCGAGGTCGCGGACGGCCACACCTTCTTGGATCTTCGTCTGCGCGAAAACCGCCTTTGGTCCGAGCGCGCCGGCCGTCCCGTTCCTCTGTGGCTCATGACCAGCGAGGCCACCGATGCACCCACGCGCGACGCGCTCGAACGCACCGGCGCCCCGGCGCACGTTCGAACCTTCACGCAAGATCTCGGATTGCGGCTCACCCCCGAGGGCCGCCTCTTCTTCGGCGACGATGGAAAGCCGAGCCTCTACTCGCCCGGCCACGGCGATCTCGTGGACGCCCTGCGCCGCTCCGGCCTGCTTCGCGCATTTCTCGCGCAAGGAGGTCGCTACGTGTGGATCGCCAACCTCGATAACCTGGGGGCGACCATCGACCCGTGCCTGCTCGGCCTCTTCATCGAGGTGCAGCGCGAATCCGAGCGCGCGGGGGCCCGCATCGACGTGATGGTGGAGGTGACCGACAAGGAAGCAGGCGATCGCGGCGGTATCCCCGTGCACGCGCTTGGTAAGCTGCAAATACTGGAAGAGTTTCGACTTCCTTCCGATTTCGACGCCAGCGCCGTGCGGGTGTTCAACACCAATACGTTCCTCGTATCGGCCGCGGCCCTCGAGACCGTGAACATCGAATGGAATTGGTTCGAGGTGGAAAAGCAGGTCGAGGGCAGGCCCGCCATTCAATTCGAGCGCTTGCTTCAAGAGCTCACCGGTGCCATGCCTGCTGCATACGTCCGAGTACCGCGCCACGGTCCTTCGGCGCGCTTCCTCCCCGTCAAAGATCGCGACGAGCTCGAAGCGCGCAGGGGCGCCATCGCCTCCGTGGTCCGAAGCCGCGGTATTTTGCCCGAATAGAAGAGACGACAAACGAGGAGATCCCTTCAAGCTCCATGACCAGCACGACGTCCGAACTCGAAATTGCCGATGTTGGCACCTTGCTCACCCTGACCGGCCCGCAGAACGAAAAACTCCGAGTGCTCGAGCGCGAAGCCAACGTTCAAGTCGGTTTGCGGGGAAATACCATCTTCGTCCGCGGTGAGCCCGAGGCCGTGGCCCTGGCCGAGCGCTTCCTCGCCGAGTCGGCCAGCTTGCTCGCATCGCGCGGCATTCGGGTCGATACGGTCGACACGGGCCGCGCGCTCCGCATGCTGCGCGAGTCGCCCAATCGAAGGCTCTCCGATATGTTTGCCTTCGACCGGGACGCGGGCGAGGACGTCGTGACCCTGGGCTCCGCGAGCCGTCCGATCGGCCCGCGCGGCCTGGCCCAAAAGAAGTACGTGGAGTCGATCCGCGGGCACGATCTCACGTTCGGGATCGGGCCCGCCGGAACCGGCAAGACGTATCTGGCGATGGCGTGCGCGGTGGCGGCGCTCAAATCGGGCGCCGCCAAGCGCATCGTGCTGACCCGCCCCGCGGTGGAAGCTGGCGAAAAGCTAGGCTTTTTGCCGGGCGACTTGGCGGAGAAGGTGAACCCCTACCTGCGCCCTCTCTACGATGCGCTCAACGATATGATGGACTTCGACAAGGCGCAGGGGCTCATCACCCGTGGCGCGATCGAGGTGGCACCGCTCGCGTTCATGCGCGGACGAACCTTGAACGACTCGTTCGTCATCCTCGACGAGGCGCAAAATACCACCTCCGATCAGATGCGTATGTTTCTGACCCGACTCGGTTACAATTCCAAGGCGGTGGTCACCGGAGACGTCACGCAAGTCGACCTGCCCGAGGGGCGTTCGAGCGGGCTCGCGGAAGCGCGCACCTTGCTCGATCGCGTCCCTGGGATCGCCTTCTGCCACTTCACCGACGTCGACGTGGTGCGGCATCCGCTGGTGCAAAAGATTATTCTCGCATACGAGTCGCGCGACTCGGCGAAGGGGGCAAAAGAACGATGACAGTGGCTCTCTCGTCTGGAGATTCTCGCGCGACCGATTGGGAGCAGCGCCTCGACAAGTCACGTGAGGATCTCCTTCGAGACGGTCGCCTGCCACCGCACTGGGTGACCCGCCCGCACCCGCTCTTGCTCATGATCGCGCAGGGCCATCACCTGGTCCTGGTCACCCCGGCCCTCGTATGGGATCGGGGCCGCGAGCTCTTCAAGCCGTTCGCCGACCGCTTTGCGTCGGAGGCCGCGATGCTCGTCCTCATGGGCCACCCCCGCGAGGGCGACTTTGCGCAGGCCATGAACAAAGGCCTGGCCAGCATCGTCTCGGAGCAGCCCACCCCCGACGAGCTACACGTGGCCGTGTTTCGCGCGCTGGAGCTCCTGGAGGCCAAGGTCCACGCCGAGAGCCGCGCCAAATCGCTCCGCCGCTACCGCTACGAGGTGGCGGAGCTGGTCGACATCGCGCGCGCCATGACCACCGAGCGCGACGTGAACAAGCTGCTCACGGTCATCCTCGAAAAGAGCCGCTTCATCACCGGCGCCGACGCGGGCAGCATCTACGTGGCGGAGGGCGACGAGAAAAATCCGCAGCTTCGCTTCAAGCTGACGCAAAACGACTCGGTCACCTTCGACTCGCGCGAGTTCGTGATGCCGCTGTCGAACCGCAGCATCGCCGGGAGCGCCGCGCGAAGCAAAAAGCCCATCAACATCGCCGACGTGTACGATTTGCCCCCCGGCTCGCCGTACGGCTTCGACAAAAGCTTCGACCAGAAGATCGGCTACTCGACCAAGTCGATGCTCACCTATCCGCTCATTTCCCAGCGGGACGAGGTGATTGGCGTCATCTCCCTCATCAACAAGAAGAAGGAGCCGCACAAGCTCCTTTTGTCGCCCGAGGACTTCGAGGAGCAGGTCATCCCCTTCGACGAGCGGAGCGAGGAGCTGCTCGGCATGCTGGCGGCGCAAGCGAGCGTCTCGCTGGAAAATACGCTGCTCTACGATGAGATCCGCAAGCTCTTCGAGGGCTTCGTCAAGGCCAGCGTGGAGGCGATCGAGTCGCGCGATCCGACCACCAGCGGTCACTCCCGCAGGGTCGCCGACTTGACGGTGGAGCTCGCGCAAATCGTCGACCGTGAGAGCGTCGGCCCGTACAAAGATGCCTTTTTCAGCCGCGAGGATCTGCGCGAGCTCGAGTACGCGAGCCTCCTCCACGACTTCGGAAAGATCGGCGTTCGCGAGCGGGTGCTGGTCAAGGCGAAGAAGCTGTTCGACGAGGAGCTCGAGCTCATTCGCGCCCGGTTCGACTTCGTCGCCCGATCCATCGAGGCCGACGTGCTCACCCGAAAGCTGCGCGCCCTCGAGCGCGGCGCCCAGTCCACGGAGCTCGCCAAGCTCGATCGCGAGCTCGCCGAGCGGCGGGCCGAGCTCGATGCTTCGTTTCAGTCGATCCTCAACGCCAACGAGCCCACAGTGCTGGCGGCGGGCGACTTCGAGAAGATCGAGGCGCTCGCGCGCGAGACGTACATCGATTTGCGCGGCGAGGTGAAGCGGCTGCTCACGGACCACGAGGTGGTGTCGCTCTCCGTCAAACGCGGCTCGCTGACCCCGCAGGAGTTCGACGAGATCAAGGCGCACGTCACGCACACGTTCAAGTTTCTCTCCCAGATCCCCTGGGGGAAGGTGTTCCGCCGCGTTCCTCTGATCGCGGGCGCGCACCACGAGCGCCTGAACGGAACGGGCTACCCCAATCGTTTGCGCGCGGAAGAGATCCCCGTGCAGTCGAAGATGATGAGCATCGCGGATATTTACGATGCGCTCACCGCGGCCGACCGACCTTACAAGAAGGCAATCCCCGTCGATCGTGCGCTCGATATCCTCGAGTACGGGGTAAAAGATGGGCACCTCG contains these protein-coding regions:
- a CDS encoding UTP--glucose-1-phosphate uridylyltransferase; translation: MRPPNLQNLKEELDSSFDPETRTKLTQSGFDATRLVSLAASLAGGDANTRRSRRNRIAGAVEPPSEDEIRPIPPPGSGERQRLEALGLEALRRGELAFAVLAGGMATRMGSVVKALVEVADGHTFLDLRLRENRLWSERAGRPVPLWLMTSEATDAPTRDALERTGAPAHVRTFTQDLGLRLTPEGRLFFGDDGKPSLYSPGHGDLVDALRRSGLLRAFLAQGGRYVWIANLDNLGATIDPCLLGLFIEVQRESERAGARIDVMVEVTDKEAGDRGGIPVHALGKLQILEEFRLPSDFDASAVRVFNTNTFLVSAAALETVNIEWNWFEVEKQVEGRPAIQFERLLQELTGAMPAAYVRVPRHGPSARFLPVKDRDELEARRGAIASVVRSRGILPE
- a CDS encoding PhoH family protein, whose translation is MTSTTSELEIADVGTLLTLTGPQNEKLRVLEREANVQVGLRGNTIFVRGEPEAVALAERFLAESASLLASRGIRVDTVDTGRALRMLRESPNRRLSDMFAFDRDAGEDVVTLGSASRPIGPRGLAQKKYVESIRGHDLTFGIGPAGTGKTYLAMACAVAALKSGAAKRIVLTRPAVEAGEKLGFLPGDLAEKVNPYLRPLYDALNDMMDFDKAQGLITRGAIEVAPLAFMRGRTLNDSFVILDEAQNTTSDQMRMFLTRLGYNSKAVVTGDVTQVDLPEGRSSGLAEARTLLDRVPGIAFCHFTDVDVVRHPLVQKIILAYESRDSAKGAKER
- a CDS encoding GAF domain-containing protein; amino-acid sequence: MTVALSSGDSRATDWEQRLDKSREDLLRDGRLPPHWVTRPHPLLLMIAQGHHLVLVTPALVWDRGRELFKPFADRFASEAAMLVLMGHPREGDFAQAMNKGLASIVSEQPTPDELHVAVFRALELLEAKVHAESRAKSLRRYRYEVAELVDIARAMTTERDVNKLLTVILEKSRFITGADAGSIYVAEGDEKNPQLRFKLTQNDSVTFDSREFVMPLSNRSIAGSAARSKKPINIADVYDLPPGSPYGFDKSFDQKIGYSTKSMLTYPLISQRDEVIGVISLINKKKEPHKLLLSPEDFEEQVIPFDERSEELLGMLAAQASVSLENTLLYDEIRKLFEGFVKASVEAIESRDPTTSGHSRRVADLTVELAQIVDRESVGPYKDAFFSREDLRELEYASLLHDFGKIGVRERVLVKAKKLFDEELELIRARFDFVARSIEADVLTRKLRALERGAQSTELAKLDRELAERRAELDASFQSILNANEPTVLAAGDFEKIEALARETYIDLRGEVKRLLTDHEVVSLSVKRGSLTPQEFDEIKAHVTHTFKFLSQIPWGKVFRRVPLIAGAHHERLNGTGYPNRLRAEEIPVQSKMMSIADIYDALTAADRPYKKAIPVDRALDILEYGVKDGHLDAELVRIFRQARVWELCDPVPASLIFR